One part of the Marinobacter sp. M3C genome encodes these proteins:
- a CDS encoding FAD-linked oxidase C-terminal domain-containing protein — protein sequence MNALLAEIIAIVGPSHLLEGDDVSARRDDWMHGTPCRARAIVRPADAEQLSQVMAACHRTRQPVVPHGGLTGLVGGSVASSGELAISLERMNQIDAIDPISGTLTVQAGTPLQRVQEAAAEAGMQFALDLGARGSCTVGGNIATNAGGVRVIRYGMMREQVLGLEAVLADGTLVSSMNHMLKNNAGYDLKQLFIGSEGTLGIVTRAVLKLKPQQPATQTAMVACDTFNDLTALLQYVRQALGEQLAAFEVMWHNHYALLTEESGRHTPPLATNAAFYVLIETLGSDQEATAQRFESVIERALENGHISDAVIANATHQRDRLWAIREDIEGLLHHLNPYFAFDVSLPIPEMEHYARTLEEQVAQRWPDGRIVVFGHLGDGNLHIAVTTGHPDDAALADDKLAVEALVYLPLAAMGGSVSAEHGIGLDKRAYLHLSRTSAEISLMRTLKQALDPHALLNRHKILPVEVP from the coding sequence ATGAATGCACTATTAGCCGAAATCATCGCCATCGTCGGCCCGTCGCATCTGCTGGAGGGTGATGATGTCAGCGCCCGGCGCGATGACTGGATGCACGGAACGCCCTGCCGGGCACGCGCCATTGTGCGCCCGGCAGATGCCGAACAGCTTTCTCAGGTGATGGCCGCATGCCATCGGACTCGCCAGCCAGTCGTTCCCCACGGCGGGCTGACGGGCCTGGTCGGCGGCAGCGTGGCCAGCTCTGGCGAACTGGCAATTTCGCTGGAGCGGATGAACCAGATCGACGCCATTGATCCGATCAGCGGCACCTTGACCGTGCAGGCGGGCACGCCCCTTCAGCGGGTGCAGGAGGCTGCCGCCGAGGCGGGCATGCAATTCGCCCTCGATTTAGGTGCGCGTGGTTCCTGCACGGTGGGCGGCAATATCGCCACCAATGCCGGGGGTGTGCGGGTGATTCGTTACGGCATGATGCGTGAGCAGGTACTGGGGCTTGAAGCGGTACTCGCCGATGGCACCCTGGTCAGTTCGATGAACCACATGCTCAAGAACAATGCCGGTTACGACCTGAAGCAGTTGTTTATCGGCAGTGAGGGTACGCTGGGCATCGTTACTCGGGCGGTACTCAAGCTGAAACCCCAGCAACCAGCCACGCAGACCGCCATGGTCGCCTGCGACACCTTCAACGACCTGACCGCGCTGCTGCAATACGTGCGTCAGGCACTGGGCGAGCAGCTCGCGGCGTTTGAAGTCATGTGGCACAACCACTATGCGCTGCTCACCGAAGAAAGCGGTCGCCATACGCCACCGTTAGCGACCAATGCGGCGTTTTACGTCTTGATCGAAACCCTTGGCAGCGACCAGGAGGCGACGGCCCAACGTTTTGAAAGCGTGATTGAACGTGCTTTGGAAAACGGCCATATCAGCGATGCTGTGATAGCCAACGCCACCCACCAGCGTGACCGTTTATGGGCGATCCGCGAGGATATCGAAGGCCTTTTACATCACCTCAATCCGTATTTTGCATTTGATGTCAGCCTACCGATTCCCGAGATGGAGCACTATGCGCGCACCCTCGAAGAGCAGGTCGCTCAGCGCTGGCCGGACGGCCGAATCGTCGTATTTGGTCATCTGGGCGATGGCAATTTGCATATCGCCGTGACCACCGGCCACCCCGATGACGCAGCGCTAGCAGACGACAAGCTCGCCGTGGAGGCGCTCGTTTATTTGCCACTGGCGGCCATGGGAGGCTCTGTTTCCGCCGAGCATGGCATCGGCCTAGACAAACGCGCCTACCTGCACCTGTCACGGACATCGGCGGAAATTTCCTTGATGCGCACGTTGAAACAGGCGCTCGACCCGCACGCCCTGCTCAATCGCCATAAGATACTGCCGGTTGAGGTGCCTTGA
- a CDS encoding ABC transporter ATP-binding protein, giving the protein MNKGNHIASTTDTPLLSLQDLTIALPTGADRAYAVENLSYDVLRGEILCVVGESGSGKSMAANALMGLLPKGVRPVGGKAMFAGQNLLSITEKQHRELRGLRIGMIFQEPMTALNPLMRVGAQINEVFEAHSQLNRAERGAKALELLKEVGLPDPEKAIRAYPFQLSGGQRQRVMIAMALALEPELLIADEPTTALDVTTQAQILDLIIDLQKRHGMAVMFITHDFGVVAEIATRVCVMRHGQIIELGEAKEVLANPQHEYTRALIEAIPSDIVPDARGAETDTLLLDVKGLNKVFRSSGGLFKPAREVHALDNVSFSLAKGETIGIVGESGSGKSTLGRCIVRLETPDSGTMSLSGIDFMQLNGESLRRERKRVQMIFQDPYASLNPRTRVGMAIAQGPIANGVPKKKALIQADDLLELVGLANTANRFPHEFSGGQRQRIGIARALALEPELIVADEAVSALDVSIQAQILKLLEDLKQKLSLSLLFITHDLRVAAQICDHIIVMQHGRIVEQGPARDVFLAPQQAYTRQLLEAIPGRPEATETAAQQRGSE; this is encoded by the coding sequence ATGAATAAGGGAAACCATATAGCTTCAACAACCGATACTCCCTTGCTGAGCCTGCAGGATCTGACCATTGCGCTGCCCACGGGGGCGGACCGCGCCTATGCTGTGGAAAACCTCAGCTACGATGTACTGCGCGGCGAAATTCTATGCGTAGTGGGCGAATCCGGTTCCGGCAAGTCCATGGCCGCCAACGCCCTCATGGGTCTTTTGCCCAAGGGCGTTCGACCGGTGGGCGGCAAGGCAATGTTTGCCGGGCAAAACCTGTTGAGCATCACCGAAAAGCAGCATCGCGAACTGCGTGGCCTGCGCATTGGCATGATTTTCCAGGAGCCGATGACCGCCTTGAACCCCTTGATGCGAGTCGGTGCGCAGATCAACGAGGTCTTCGAAGCCCACAGCCAGCTGAACAGAGCCGAACGTGGCGCCAAAGCGCTGGAGCTATTAAAGGAAGTGGGTCTTCCCGACCCGGAAAAAGCCATTCGCGCTTACCCTTTTCAGCTTTCCGGCGGTCAGCGCCAGCGGGTCATGATTGCCATGGCCCTAGCATTAGAGCCAGAGCTATTGATTGCCGACGAGCCAACCACGGCATTGGATGTTACCACTCAGGCCCAGATTCTGGACCTGATTATTGATCTGCAAAAAAGACACGGAATGGCAGTGATGTTTATCACCCATGACTTCGGGGTGGTGGCTGAAATTGCCACTCGGGTTTGTGTGATGCGCCATGGCCAGATTATTGAGCTCGGCGAGGCCAAGGAGGTACTGGCCAACCCGCAACATGAATACACCCGTGCCTTGATCGAGGCGATCCCCAGCGATATCGTGCCGGACGCCCGCGGGGCAGAAACCGACACGCTGTTGCTGGATGTCAAAGGTCTCAACAAGGTCTTCCGCTCCAGTGGCGGCCTGTTCAAGCCCGCCCGTGAAGTGCATGCCCTCGACAACGTGTCGTTTTCACTCGCCAAGGGCGAAACCATCGGCATTGTTGGCGAATCCGGCTCGGGAAAATCCACCTTGGGGCGCTGCATTGTGCGTCTGGAGACCCCGGATAGCGGCACCATGAGCCTGTCCGGCATCGATTTCATGCAGCTCAACGGGGAGTCGCTGCGCCGCGAACGCAAACGCGTGCAGATGATTTTTCAGGACCCCTACGCATCCCTCAACCCGCGTACAAGGGTGGGCATGGCCATTGCTCAAGGCCCGATTGCCAATGGCGTGCCCAAGAAGAAAGCCCTGATACAGGCCGACGACCTGCTCGAACTGGTGGGCCTGGCCAACACCGCTAACCGCTTTCCACATGAGTTTTCCGGTGGGCAACGCCAGCGGATCGGCATCGCCCGCGCACTGGCGCTGGAGCCGGAACTGATTGTTGCCGATGAAGCTGTCTCGGCGCTGGATGTGTCGATTCAGGCCCAAATTCTGAAGCTGTTGGAAGACCTCAAGCAGAAACTCTCGTTATCGCTTCTGTTCATCACCCATGATTTGCGGGTGGCTGCCCAGATCTGCGATCACATTATCGTCATGCAGCATGGTCGTATTGTGGAACAGGGCCCTGCCCGTGACGTCTTCCTGGCGCCACAGCAGGCGTATACCCGCCAGTTGCTAGAGGCAATTCCCGGCCGACCGGAGGCCACTGAAACCGCAGCACAACAACGAGGCTCTGAATGA
- a CDS encoding ABC transporter permease encodes MNFFARFAQNRGALVGLIILTIIILMAITAPLFFPESPWRMLQRPFLTPFEVDGFPMGTDTMGRNVAAGLMHGAWVSLLIGLVSTTVALLIGLPLGAIAGYYGGLLDDALMRFTEFFQTIPSFALAIVLVAIMQPSVTSIVLAIALVSWPPVARLVRAEFMSLRNREYVEAARLVGQGNTTIILRQILPNAMSPIIVLASLMVATAILLESSLSFLGLGDPNVMSWGYMIGAARTVIRQAWWLSFFPGLAILLTVLALNLVGEGLDDALNPKLSRERS; translated from the coding sequence ATGAATTTCTTTGCCCGCTTCGCCCAGAACCGTGGAGCCCTGGTCGGGTTGATCATACTGACCATCATTATTCTGATGGCGATCACCGCCCCTTTGTTTTTCCCCGAGTCGCCGTGGCGGATGTTGCAGCGCCCCTTCCTGACACCCTTTGAAGTTGATGGTTTCCCGATGGGCACCGACACCATGGGCCGCAACGTCGCCGCTGGGCTGATGCACGGTGCCTGGGTGTCGCTGCTGATTGGCTTGGTATCCACCACTGTGGCGCTGCTGATTGGCTTGCCGCTGGGAGCCATTGCGGGTTACTACGGTGGTCTGCTCGATGATGCGCTGATGCGGTTCACCGAGTTCTTCCAGACCATTCCCAGCTTTGCTCTGGCTATTGTCCTGGTCGCCATCATGCAGCCCAGCGTGACCTCGATTGTACTGGCCATTGCGCTGGTCAGCTGGCCACCGGTGGCCCGTTTGGTGCGTGCGGAGTTCATGTCGTTGCGCAACCGTGAGTATGTCGAAGCGGCGCGTCTGGTCGGCCAGGGCAACACGACTATCATCCTGCGCCAGATCCTGCCTAACGCCATGTCGCCGATTATTGTCCTGGCGTCCTTGATGGTGGCTACCGCTATCCTGCTGGAGTCCTCTCTTTCCTTTCTGGGGCTGGGTGACCCGAACGTCATGTCATGGGGCTATATGATTGGCGCCGCTCGCACGGTTATTCGCCAGGCCTGGTGGCTAAGTTTCTTCCCTGGGCTGGCCATTCTACTCACCGTACTGGCCTTGAACCTGGTCGGAGAAGGCCTCGACGATGCGCTTAATCCGAAACTTAGCCGAGAACGCTCATGA